The genomic window CTTTAAGTGAAAAACCAGTCTTAttctacaaatatatatgtatggcACACATATAGAGTGCCAGATCAACTATAGCAAAGaaacttttaaacttttttcaatattatctgTAACTGCTTATAAAAACCTTTTGCTTtggatatttgaaataatcatttttctgATGTTTCATTTGTATAGCTTACCTTCCTCTGTAGAAACACAAGTCCCGCCTTTAAATCTTCAAATGATGTGTTGCTGTGGTGCTCCAACAGATACCAGCCGGGTTGGAAATTCTCGTCAGTTAGCTTACCTGATCTATAAGtaacagaaaattatttaaaaagtttcaacTAGAtaagagataaaaaaaactgaggTTGAAAGTTGTGCAACTAATATTAGCctatataaagttaaatgtGAGGACAGTACCATTTATTTGTccaaaaaatcaatatatgcATACAGCTTCAAAAACCATATACAGATTTCTTACCCATCAGGAAACAATTCATTGAGTTCTTCTTCAGGAAATTTATAATCATCCCCTTCTGTAGATAACCCAAGGGGATCTGGGGGAGTATAAGCAGTGGGGGACATGGGACGTCTGCCCCATGGCAATGCTGGTGGGGACGTTTCCTCCACCCACACAGCGCTTTCTTTTACCGGGCCAATGGACTCATGGTATCCTAAAAGGGTTTTTTATCTttacaatcaatttaatatgcaacagataataaacaaagctttgtttatttttccaaaaatagtaaaaccaTCACTGTAAATGATGCAAAACTACATACCTCTAAATTGAACTGTAGATGTGCCCTCTCCACCCGACCGTGTCGTCACAATTATGTCCCCACGACCTTTACAAGGGCCAGATCTggcaacaattttatttctactcTTCCATTCAGCTGAGAGCAGGCAATCACATCCACATATTTTAAGTCCTTTAAAccacaattttctattaataaacctagagatattcaaataaaatggttAAAACATAGTGTTACTTGGTCCTATAGTATCATTTTACTTCCtactgatatatatatataatagtttgcACATTTCAAGAAAGTTATTGCCACAATGCAATCAATCCCAATCTGTTCTTGAATAGTATCAAAAACACTTTAACTAGGTTTAAAACAGTTTCATATCTGTAAAAATTAACATCTAGCAAGATTTGGTATAGAAATTTGCTTCGAAAAAAAATAGTCACCTATGAGGTCTGTTGCTCCAGTCCCCAAGAATTCGCCTCTGATTGTAACCCTTGTACCAGGTGGTCCTTCTTTTGGTGATATACCGGTAACTACGGGTGGAGGGCCCATTATCAactagaaaaatattgtaaaaaaagtaaatataggataggaaacagttttttttaactttaaggTTTATATTTTGTGAGACTAACCAAATGAGTAGacttaagtttaatatattccTCTGTAAATGAATAACagatgttatatttttgtagatttatttaattttatgttagaaCTAGATCTAGAAACtggaaagtataaaatattaaataataaacttaaggGTCAACAATACactcaacaaataaaaaatgtatttaattataaatgtctatgtcaaatgtcaattgtcatctTATTTAATCGTAGGATCTAATCAGTTTGGAGGGGATTTCTGCGTTTGTGTTAATATCTGCTTGACTTGGTAATTGTTATAGTAGTAAATAGAATTTAGCAGTTAGCTGTAGTCTGTAATATTGAGCGACGATTGGGAggcgactatttttaatttcatattttaatatttataatttttgggcttgtacataattttggaagttaaaagtgataaattattaagtgcATCGgacagaaataaaatgtataatatttttcaagtatGTGAACAAGAGAAAATGCAAGTTGTATGTgcttaatttgtattaatcaCACTCAAAACTATGGCTCAGTCAAATTTTAggtacatttttagttttttacaaaatttatctttacAGGCAATATAATgctatgaaattaatttctaatttttatattgtagtgCCGTTGATGAGTATGGGTTTGAAAGACACGAAGATTTTGACTACGCGAGCTATGAAGACTTCATGTCTGTATATCTCAAGGTATTGGCCTCGAGAGCGCATAAATGGTCTACAATGCTTGGTGAAGGAAAGTCGGTCAAACGCACGAACACTATTAAAAGATATGTACGTAAAGGAATACCaagtaagtttaaaaatctacttaacatatttataaattgtttctattttgatgattgtaaatatttgattagttTGGTGATATTCTCCTGATGTTCATCTCAACATTCTGCATTGCTCTGGCAATGTTTATAAAGTACCTTATAATTAACTACCTTCAGGTGAACACCGTCCATCAGTATGGATGGCAATCTCAGAAGCAGACAAAATGCGAGATCTAGCTCCTGACCTGTACCATAAAATCTTAGACAGCCCTTTTGAGAAGGAGTTAGTTGATCTTGTGAAAACAGATTTACCACGGACATTTCcagataacatttatttcaccAAGGAAGCAAACCAccaaacacatttatttaatgtgcTTATTGCTTATGCCCATAATAATAGAGTTGTTGGATATTGTCAAGGATTAAACTATATTGCTGGTATGtagctaaatattttataattgttgttctataagaatataaattgtgttatctCTTAACATAATGTGattaaacatattacataagttgatatttaatatgaatcaTACTTACACAAGTAGTGAGCAAATTAAGGATCAATAGGGATTAATTAGTAAATGtagtatataattaagtaatgatTGTTTCATCatgacattaatttattagaaaagtCCTTTTCTTTActtgaatacaaaaatactcaACTCAACACTTTTAAGGTCTATTGTTGCTGGCTACAAAAAGTGAAGAAACTTCATTCTGGCTGCTCAAAGTATTGGTGGAAAAAATACTTCCTGATTACTACACAAAGACTATGGACGGTCTCATCGTTGACATTGAAGTGTTATCTGAATTGGTAAAGTTCAAGGCACCTGATGTACACCAACATGTGATTAACTTAGGTATTGATTGacatataagttatatatcaaataatccTGTGTCTTGTGAGCTGTTACTTTATCATATGCATGAAGAAATCTTATTTTGTTATCTCTTTTATCTaagtttattgattaatttccAATGTTGATACTAAATAGTTGTGGTAAT from Pieris rapae chromosome 23, ilPieRapa1.1, whole genome shotgun sequence includes these protein-coding regions:
- the LOC110997122 gene encoding growth hormone-regulated TBC protein 1-A, coding for MAQSNFSAVDEYGFERHEDFDYASYEDFMSVYLKVLASRAHKWSTMLGEGKSVKRTNTIKRYVRKGIPSEHRPSVWMAISEADKMRDLAPDLYHKILDSPFEKELVDLVKTDLPRTFPDNIYFTKEANHQTHLFNVLIAYAHNNRVVGYCQGLNYIAGLLLLATKSEETSFWLLKVLVEKILPDYYTKTMDGLIVDIEVLSELVKFKAPDVHQHVINLGLPWAVITTKWFVCLFAEVLPIETVLRIWDCLFYEGSKILFRVCITLIKTNKDAIMACNDFTSLAECFKAIVKNASALHCHEFMQSIFKVPGTLSNATIIKLRARFAKQRREQQQREPPR